Within the Heterodontus francisci isolate sHetFra1 chromosome 28, sHetFra1.hap1, whole genome shotgun sequence genome, the region TTACAGTGCGTAAAAGCTTGAAATTATGTAATGTATGAGTAATGTATATTAATCACCAGAATAATATCAGGCTCCAAGTACTAATTGCGATGTCGAGAAGGGAAGTATCTTGCTGCATTCTTGGGGGAAGAGCACATTCCCTCTGGGATAACTTGTCGATCATGAATTCTAATGAGCAGAGTTTCATGGACTGAGCTGAATAATTTCACCATTGGCTTCCCGGGTGCACTGAAGAGGAAAATCTCTGCTTGTTTGTTAAATGACTATAGCTAATGCCACTTATTGTGTAAACTGATTTTCCCACCGAGCCTCGGATTGGTTATAGAGTGGAATAATTTACGACCTTAAATACATTCGAGTCAGAACGGGAAAGCTGGACGAATTTTTGCTTTCTCCTAAACAAAAATGGTCCGACCAATACTTCTGCAGGTAAGGGATATTTACTATCCTATTCTCGGAGccattggtgtacctggtaagtcagTGCATCCTATTGTCTTATAACTGTTGACGATCTCAATGCTCATGATTTGGTAATGGATTATGAAAAAAAAAGTCTTCATAGAGAAACAATGAATAACAGGTGGAATCTGAGCGATCTGCGTGGCTCATGTGCCAGGTTTCTGCTCAGCAAACTGTGGGCACCGGAAGCTTAAATTTCCTCGCTATACTGAAGGTGGGCAAGGCTGATTCCTCGGCTCTCCAACAGTTCATAGATCACTGAGGAATGTGTAGCTTAATGTTCATGGTAGTTATCTCATTTACACCGTTTTTCCTTGCCTACTTTAACTTGACAACTCCGAGCACTGCAGCCTCTTCCAGGCAACATAGGGCTTTGAAAAATATTTTGAGAAGCATTTGCTGTTCAGGGAACAGTTTCTTATGCTTCCGGTGCAAAGAATTCTCGCAGTTCTACCAACTCCTACTCTCTTCCTGAGCAGCTCTCTCCTGGAGATTATTGATTTGGTttatatatttatttaaagacacagaactggaacaggcccttcggcccaccgagtctgtgccaacaacaaccacccatttataccaaccctacagtaatcccataattCCTACCTCCTCTAGGAGCAatttacagcagccaatttacttatcacctgcaagtctttgccagtgggaggaaaccagagtgctcggcgaaaacccacgtgcaaactctgcacaggcagtacccagaatcaaacctgggtccgtGCAGCTGCGAGGTtctagtgctaaccactgtgccactgtggcgCATTTCGAATTGAATTGAATCGTTTTCCTCAGCTGAATGTTTTATGAAAATCTATCTCCTTTTATAAACGATTTGGAAATTTTATTGAATACTGCTGACATCTGATGCCACCGTCGAGATACCCTGTTCCACAACTGCCAAAGAAACACATCCCAGCTATTGCTCTATGCTGCTGTCATGGTAAATTATAAAATTGGGTGGGTGCATCACATGGTGGAAGATTGAGAGCGGATAGTTTACGCACTATAAACGGGAATGAAATATTTGATTAGATGTATGGAAAGGAATTCATAAAATCATTAACTGTTGAAATTTACCAAGTTATAGAACCATCCGAATTTTCCCTATGCAAAGCTTTTACCAGCCTTGGTACTGTCTCTGCCAGgtactctgtaccgtacagttatcGTGTAAATGGAGGATCAATCCAGTGTCGGGGTGATAGCCAATGAGATGAAATCTGGCGAGATGTATGACGATCAGTTGATCTGATCTCTCTGTTTTTACATATATTGTCCGAAGTCAAAGCCAGTTGAGACATCAGTGCATGGGGATCAGTGGTGCTGGTGACGGCGGTGGAGGTGTGGTTGTGGTGGAGTGGcgggagagagttggagaggttgggCGTTAGGTGGGTGGGTGGTTGAGTTGGTTCTTTTGTGGTGTTGGTGGGCTAACTCTCCTTTACCAGTCCCCAGACTGATTTCCTCACCAGCTTGCAAATGATAGACTGAAATTTACAGGAAGGATGGCCCGTTGTCAGtcccaatatatatatatatatatatatatatatatattgcctATTAGCTTATTTATTTTGAAAGATGTTGCCAACGGAGGCATATAATACAAATACATTCCTTCGGTGCTACAACCATTCAATGATTTGTAATTCTATCAATTCGTGCAGATATCTACGAATAAGGAATGCATCGAAATATTTCTGACAATGTGCTGCGAAATATacctgagtgtttgtgttacttatctctcctccctctttcttacAGCGAACCTAGTGACAATCATCATTCTATCCAGAGGAAATTGTGGCCCTTCCAAATGTATCTCTGTCTACATGTTGGCTATAACCactgcagatctactggtcatggtCATCAATGTACTGACATATAATGTTTTAAGTTACCACTTTCCACACATATTCCTGTTCTACACTGTCGTTTGCAAGTTGATAATGTACTTGCAATGTACAAGCCTGCATTTGTCGGTGTGGTTTACCGTCTCCCTAACATTTGACCGATTTGTAGCTATATGTAGTCAGAAGTTTAAAACAAGATATTGCACCGTAAGGACTGCGGCTATGGTTATAACAACGATTGGTGTCCTGACAGCTTTAGGGAACATAAACAATTTGTTTAGATACGAACCTGTGAGAACAGTTAACAATGTTCAGTTGGGTTTCCGCCCCAGCCAGGATTTTTATTCATCACCTGCTGCTCGAACATTCTCCTGGTTAGAAAGTATTTTAGCGGCCTGGATTCCTTTTACTTTAATATTCCTGTTTAATTGTATGAGAGTCAGTCGTATTTTAGCATCCAGCAGAGCATGTAGGGGGCTCCAGGGTTACAGTAGTAAAAATCAGAGCGATCCAGAGATGaagaaccgaaggaaatccattattttattatTCACTGTGTCGGGCACTTTTATGTTGTTGTGGCTCACATGTATCGTCACTTTTTTAATTGTTGGCTTAGGCATTTATGCCCAGCCCGATTATACAGCTCCTGCATACATCGCCTCTGAAACCGGATATATGCTCGTATATTTGAGTTCCTTTACAAACACGTTCATTTATGCAGCTACCCAAACGAAATTCAGGGAAGAGTTGAAGAAGATAATGAAATCTCCTTGGACAATTATTCTGATACTGGTtaaaaaaatgacaaatggaaccaATTCCTCATGTCCTAACTAGAGCTAAATTGTAGCACTTGTTCCATTTTGGAATGGCTGTTTTCCGACAATGACAAAAATAGAATGTTGTTTTGAAAATACACAGGTACCACTACACATGTTTCTACTTTGTGCCGTTTGTTTGATATCTATCATTTTCGCCGTTGGTTGTAATCATTTTCAACTAATGCGGAACACATGCGGCTCAGAATACAAACGGAACAATCATGATAGAGCTCAGTCGTGTATGGGTCGGTATTCGGTATCCTATACCACAGGTGCTGAAATGAGAAGTGCCAGTTTAGTTAGTAGGTATAATTTCCTTTATTGTAGAAGCAATGTGTTATAATCTCTGGGTCCGATATTATGCCCCCTCAAAAATCTCCATGCAAAGAAGTTTGTCCTCTTAGTTCTAAATTTCTCCCTTCTTAGATGAAAACGTCTGGGCTCGACTTGCCACATTATATCAATCTGATGTCATATCAAAATCTATTGAATGTCAGGAAAGTCCAGCTAATGAGGTAATTAGTTAATTCGTAGCTTCCTCTTGGAGATGGTTCTTTCCATGCCTGTAGTGAAGAATGGGAAGAATGCAATTCACAGCTTGATAGTTGCCCAAATCAGAAGGACTATGCAGGGGAGATTCTAATCAAACAACCCGAGAGCCTTTGATCTGTGACAGATACAGGAATGCCTTGTTATGGATGTCTTTACCTGGATATCGTTTGGAATCGCTGTGTGTACATACGTGCCATGTTTTTTTTATGAAGCAACTAGCATGCAATGTGCACGATGAAGGGTCAAAACCATGATCAGTCATGCTGACGACACCATTGTATAGTGCAATGAATGTTGGTTATGAGATTGAGAACATAACTAAAATCCTTTGGTAGGGATCTGGGCCGTGGAATATGTCGAGAGAAATATATGATAGTGATGCCATTTAGTGACTGTTTGAAAGAGACTAATGTCACCGGACAGGTAACTATCTGTAAAGACTTAATCTGACTGGCATGATTTCTGCAAAGACTCTTTTTTATTGTTTACATTTAGTCTTTCCCTTTCAGTGGGGAAGAATAATTAAATTTAAAGCACCGGCTGTTGGTCAGTTCCTAAGGCAACTGTACCAGCAGGGCCATCCAAACATGATAGCACTCTCAATTAGAGCTGTACAGAAGTGTTTCATGATTGAGAGATCTACTCGAAAGGATTTTAACTTTCTGATAAAGAATAATTTAGCTTAATTGTGTCTGTTCCTTGGTCTCCACATCCCACCGCCCAATTCAATTTATCATGTACTATGATACCTAGGTATATAGACGAATATCATAATGCACAAGTTAGCTGTCTAAAACATTAGTGAGCTGTATTaaacgctagtcaggccacagctggagtactgtgtaaagttctgggcaccacaatatatgaaggatgtgattgcactttggagggtgcagaggagattcactaggatgttgcctgggatggagcatttcagctatgaagagagactgaaaaggctagggttgttttccttagagcagagtatgctgaggggggacctgattgaggtatacaaaattatgaggggcatagctaggttagataggaagaaacattattCTGTAGCAGATGAGTCATTGACtggggtacataggtttaaggcaaggggcaggaggtttagagggcatttgaggaaaaggtttttcacccagagggtggttggaaactgggaggcactgcctgaagcggtggtagaggcaggaatcctcacaacatttcagaaacatttagaagagcacttgaaacttcaatgctacgggtcaagtgctggaaagtgggattagaatagttaggtgcttcatGGTTTGCATGGATATGATCGGCCGaagggcccatttctgtgctgtataattcgttgactctatgattctatcataTGCTAGCAGAGGACTATGTTTGTCAGCCAGCTTCCCAAAACAAAACTTAAAACACTTGAAATTAATGGTAAAATCAGCATAGCAGGATGAGTTTGCTGTTCCATATCATGCAGTAGGAAAGAGCCCTTCAAATGTCCAGGTGCAATAGCATAAACACACGGTTATATATTCATGTGAAACGTAGGGCATGATAGCCAAGCCAAGGCAAATGTCCCATATGGTTATGCCCAATGTGTGCCACCAAGTTTACCAGTACTGACGCAAAGAACACTGCTCCCCAAGATGTATCAATTCAAATAGCATGTGGCAGGAGGGTTTTGGGACAGAGAGGGAAGTCGAGTAGATTGGAAGAAAAGTAAGACGCCGATTAGTGTTCTAGCCATCCATGATGGAAAATGTGCAATAAGGACTGGGTGCAAGATGAACCGAATAAATATAGAAAACCAATACCATCGATAATTGACACTAGAAGGCCAAAACCTAAGTCAGCAGAATGACTTCGGCGACCGAGAAATAAAAGACGAGCTAAAAAGAAAATCATTTCCTTTATGCAATGGCCAAATGAAAATAAAGAAACCGTGGACAAGATAAATGTTGCTATACATCATCAAGGCGACATAACCGACTGTATTACAAATGCTGTGGCATTTGCTCTGTATGTGACATGTTGTGAAAAATCCAGTTTATATAAGTTTGAGGGATCGATGGGAAGTTCACATCCCATAACGTAT harbors:
- the LOC137345149 gene encoding probable G-protein coupled receptor 139; protein product: MVRPILLQVRDIYYPILGAIGVPANLVTIIILSRGNCGPSKCISVYMLAITTADLLVMVINVLTYNVLSYHFPHIFLFYTVVCKLIMYLQCTSLHLSVWFTVSLTFDRFVAICSQKFKTRYCTVRTAAMVITTIGVLTALGNINNLFRYEPVRTVNNVQLGFRPSQDFYSSPAARTFSWLESILAAWIPFTLIFLFNCMRVSRILASSRACRGLQGYSSKNQSDPEMKNRRKSIILLFTVSGTFMLLWLTCIVTFLIVGLGIYAQPDYTAPAYIASETGYMLVYLSSFTNTFIYAATQTKFREELKKIMKSPWTIILILVKKMTNGTNSSCPN